A window of Danaus plexippus chromosome 26, MEX_DaPlex, whole genome shotgun sequence genomic DNA:
AGAAGAATGTAAATGGTGACAGCTTATGCATTATGTGTTTATTTGGTACAATTCCTCTGGCTTTGCTCctcatatataatatggagcttttatttaaaaaaatatagaaagctTAAATTGTGCTTGATTTAAGGGTGTATAGGCCATATCCCAACTTGAATATGTCTAATACGAGGGGTATTAcaacatatacaaataaagatCAAGATATTTTTGGGACGTCATATCAAAGTAGTTTTAAACATTGCAATCGTATaacatatctataaatatttaaattaaaacggcGTTAAcaatacacaaatatttatccTATTTGATCATTAGTAACAATGATGTCATTCATAAAGTGGTATCTCAAGACCTTAGagtgttaataaataagaatttaatggTGATAAAAGATGCATTGCGTGTTTCGTGAAACGAGAATTTCTTTTTAAGCCCATAAAACATGTAATAGTTTGCATCTCGACTAAATATCATTTGGTATTGGTGCCCAAGGCGGTATGAAGGTGACATACAAATATTGGACGCAGTTcgaaatattgttaatgaaaaaaatatacaaaaaaactggTGGAACCGGTGCCTTTGTCTTTGGATATGCTTTTGTggtattttgtattgaattcgTAAGTAGGATGAAACATTTATATGCGAATTAAATACGCTATGTCTGGAAATGTttccattatattaaataaaaaaaaaaaaactgccaATAAAATTCCCTTGTTAGTTAAATAAGATAACTGTAATGTGTACATGAAAATAGATCGATTGACTTAACGGTTCGCTCTGATGTTTGTTTTAGTTATACATGCTGATGGATGTAACACTCGCAATATTTAGAAGTATgtagatatgaaaaaaatccttaaaattttaccaaGCAATTATACAATGCATATTGCATGTTTTGATTATCAATATAATCATGAATCAAAAGtaatttgtgttaaattttatttgataatagaATTTGATAATTCTGTTGAGTGcgtttgtttaatttgatgccggctaaatataaatatattcgatATTTGACAaatctcatatatattttaccggATAGAAGATGTCGTCTGTCCGCATTCCATGATTGTATTCGTAATGCCGTTGGACAGCATTGCTTTTGATTTTCACGGATGATCTTTACTTACTATACTATAACTGgagacaaattatttatattttcacacaAAATCACAGTAGATTACGTCataattgatatttgtatgaaagaaAAGACGAATTCTTCATTTAATATCTTGTAATCCACCTACAACTACTAGATAAAGATGTCTATTCGAATTCTTTAACATAGAATATGCAATAAGTTTCTAGGAACTAAATAAGTCAATTTTGACATAGACTGACATTTTTTGACatagtaacaaatataataagatttataacttaatacattgataaaaatatgtgatataatattatataatggttttctaattagttttattatgaacaatATCATGAAAGTACTGTTAATtctagttttaaacaattcctTTAGTAAacaatgttgtttttaattgtattaataaaaattttcagtgaTAATTTCCTACAAACATTACgtgatttaagataaaaattttctataaacattaatGCTAGCTTGTTAGGCTATATTTGAGGcctatcatatatatactatatcttGTGTAACATATATGGtatatgataaaatgtattgcagCTCATTTGTATTTTGCATGTTTAGGCTGATTTTCTTGTTAGGAACCAGGTTTGCATGGGCTCTGCTTTCCCCTTCATGGAGACATGCCCGCGGTAAGTCAATTCAAATTGCTCGTCATAGTTATCTGGACCCATTAAATAGCTGAAATGAATAAACACTcagatacaataaaattgattttaacatttttatataattaaatcaaacttttTAGTTAAAGTTGTTAATGACATCatgaaaatagaatttattgtCAATTTTGTACAACAATGtcgcattttaaaaatatgtaatccACACaggatatacaaaataaatttaaaaggtttCCGAGTGATGTAACCAAAATAAGTAGATTAACTCGCATTTCTAAGTCTTCGTAGATACTAACAGGAAAGAAGGTACTGATTTAAATCTATTACTAGACAAGCTGTCGCCCGAACCACGtctaaatatgaaatacaataataaataagtactgTCTTAAACGTTTTTACATATACAATAACCAACACgtgaaataagttataatttttttaatgtgaatgTGATCGCAGCGACTTAATATGGATTCTTTtatggatttttattttgaagaagTGTTTACCCATATTGAGCGAGATGGTCTGAATGAGAGATATAAGAGAAGAGAATTAGTCGAGTATTTCCATTCAGTTATCGCTGGATGTGCCAaaggttaaatttttaatattaaaatttttgggcTTGGACCTTTTCTAAAGTGTTGTCTTTCAGGTCAAAACCAGTCGGATAACGAAACTTGTAAAGCTTTCGTGTCATCTGCGGTACGTTTCCACAATCGTTGTAAGTCTGCTAATGGCGATGTTTGTCTTATGGGGAAGTATCATAATCTTCTATACATTGCTATGAAGCTGGCTTTTGATTGGAGCCTTCAAGACAATGGAATGGTTGGCGCATTATTGGATGAATTGTACGCTTGTGAAGGAACATTTGAAAGAATATTTCTTggttagtattattttactgaaatattGATTTGTTAATGATTTCACGATTGAAGTGatttgaacaatattttattgagaagTTTGAGAAATATCATTTAGCTATTTTTTTAGAGAATCAtcaatatactataatttttataattaatgtgcaataaaaatttaatacatttcagGTGCAATTTTTGGGACATCAGCTCCGTATTTTCTAGCTGGTTGGAAATCTGATTTCATGGATAAAGAAGAGAATATCCATGCTCTCGTCTTTTTTCTTGACCACGCAACAAATGCCAGCTTAGAATTTAATGATGGTTCAAAGAAGTATCGTTTTATTGACGTGCCTTTAGAAAGTTGTGGAAAGGCTTCCCCAGTTAGAGTTGTAATACAAATGGGAGCATCAGAAATTTTGATGATACTACTACGGTTTGGTGCGCAGTTTACATCAGATCATGTTTCTTCAAACCCCGTTGAGTGTATTCTTGATAGACTAAAGGagtataatagaaaatatcctTATGAACTGGTAGCATGTCTTAAACTCGCATTAAGAGCAGTCCCAAGCCTCAGTCTAACAGTCGACAGAGCagctttaaaacatttaaatttaccagatgattataattatcaaaggAAGATTGCTCTTGAAAGATACGGTGAAATACTTGAAGATCATTTACTACCCAGTTCAAGATGTGGTTTGAAACCAGTGGAGTTGAAACATCTTTGTAGATGCCAAATAAGACAAATGTTGTGGCAAAATTTTGAGCTTCCATTCGGTATTCAGAAACTTCCTCTACCCATTTCACTTAAGAAGTATTTGGATTTGTTCgatgattaaattatatgaaattatgattgttttatttattactatttaaaccgttatttgtataatcataaaatatctgataattttgttatgaatgatatgttttattatattatattatatatataaaagaaaaagaacaAATGATCTACCTATAGGTGTCTTCACTGACGTTAATCGTCCCAGGCACACCAGTTGTCTCACAGCGACTAGTCAGGTTTACTGTATTTCCAAACAGACAATAGCGTGGCATACGATGTCCTATTACACCAGTAACAACTTCTCCGGAATGTATACCAATAGTGATTCCCTAtaggtaatatattaaactttatattatggtTACATAGGAAGAAACGCAAATATTCAttagaattcatttaaataccaCTGGTTCTCCATCAACGGTCACAGTTCTTGAAAGATCCATCATCTCGAGGGCAAgcaaagaaatatgttttgcATGGGCAACTTTATACTCCGGGAGCCCCGACACTGCCAT
This region includes:
- the LOC116774336 gene encoding uncharacterized protein LOC116774336, whose amino-acid sequence is MDSFMDFYFEEVFTHIERDGLNERYKRRELVEYFHSVIAGCAKGQNQSDNETCKAFVSSAVRFHNRCKSANGDVCLMGKYHNLLYIAMKLAFDWSLQDNGMVGALLDELYACEGTFERIFLGAIFGTSAPYFLAGWKSDFMDKEENIHALVFFLDHATNASLEFNDGSKKYRFIDVPLESCGKASPVRVVIQMGASEILMILLRFGAQFTSDHVSSNPVECILDRLKEYNRKYPYELVACLKLALRAVPSLSLTVDRAALKHLNLPDDYNYQRKIALERYGEILEDHLLPSSRCGLKPVELKHLCRCQIRQMLWQNFELPFGIQKLPLPISLKKYLDLFDD